The window CGAAGAACATCCACGTGCCTTGCGTGATCTTCGACGCCCGGAGCGAGGACTTCGCGACGGAGATGTTCGTGATCATCAACTCGACTCCCACCCGCATCAACAAGAGCCATTTGATCGATCTCTACGAGCGGGTCTCGTGGGCCGAGCCGGACCGGCGGTTCGCGGCGCGGATCGTTGAGATGCTCTACAGCGAAGGGGATAGTCCGTTGCGCTATCGCATCAACCGGCTCGGAGGCCGGAGCAAACAGGAGAAATGGATTTTGCAGGCGGAGCTGTTCAACGAAATCCACCGATGGGTAAAGCTGGCGTGGGCAAAAATCGAACCGGAAGGCACGGACCGGCGTGCCGCGGAACGCTATTACCGCGTCGTGCGTGACTTTCTCAAGGCGTGTGCTCAGGTGTGGGGCGAAACCTGGGGGAACACCAATTACATGGTCACCAAACCGGTCACGCTCAAAGCCTTGATCCGCGTTTGCGCCGATCTGGCCAGCAAAGACGCCGAACCTGAAGAAGGTCGCGTCGAGCGCTGGCGCGGCCGTCTGTCGCCTTGGACGGAGCAGGCGCGCGCTTTCCGCAGTGACGGATTTTACGAACGCTTCCCGGCCAGAGGCCAGGTGGAACGCGTCGCCCGCATCCACCGCGAGTTAGCGCGAATGGTGGGCAGTTAGATTGAATCCTCGTCAGAGACGTTATCACGCTCACAAACTCGACCCATGGAACATTTTTCCTCAACGTGGAAGCGGATTGGTTGCGTACTCCTGCTGACCGCGAACCTGGTTACAGCCGCCGCAGCCTCTACGGCCTTGGAGATCGGACCGAATACCACGGACCAACTGCCGCGAGGCAAAGAAGCCGACGGCATCATCGGAGACTTCCTGCTCCGCAACGACCTCGTCGAAGCAGTCATTTCCGGGAACCTCCCGCTGCGGCGCGCCAACATGAGCACGTTTTACGGCACCAACGGCATGACCCCCGGCTGTCTCTATGATCTGACGTTGCGCGGCGCGCACAACGATCAAATCACGATTTTCTCTCCCTCCGGCCAGATGGGCGCCGTCTCTTACGTGCGAATCGCCAACGACGGCCGGGATGGAGACGCCGTCGTGGAAGCCGTGCTCACGGGACCGAGCAACAGCGGGTTGTTCAAACGCCACGAGTACCGGTTGCGCGACGGCTGGCAGGGAATTCTGGTGACCACGACCTGGCGCAATGAAACCCACAAGGCGATCAAAGTGACGACCCCGGATCGGTGGACGAATTTTGCGCGGACGAATTCCCTCGCAGACATTCGGTGGGCCGACGCGGTGGACCCGGCGGACAAAGCGGGGTACGCGTTTGCGGCGGTCGAAAATCCGCCGCCGGCCGACACCGTGGAACTCCAGCCCGGTCAGACCTTGCAGTATGCGCGGTTCCTGGCGGTCGGAACTTCGCCCGCCGAAGCCGTGGGCATCGTCGCGACGCGACTGGGCAAAACCGGTTTGCTCGGCGGCCGAGTTCATGACAAGGATGGCCGGGCCGTTCCGACCGCAGCCATTTTGATTCGAACCAATTCCGCGAGCACGGCCACCAATTGCGTCGCTTACCCCGACCGCCAGGGCATGTTCGAATTTCGACTGCCGGTAGCGGAGTACCTTTTGGAATTCACCGATTCGGGCCGAGCGGCGGTGAAACAGACCCTGGCCGCCAGCGCCGATCAACCCCAGCGATTGGACATCGTCATGGAGCGTCTGGCGGTGGTGGAATTCGACATTCGGGACGAGGCGGGCCGCAGTTTGCCGTGCAAGGCGCAGTTCCACGGCATCGAAGGCACACCGTCGCCGCACCTCGGCCCTCCCAACCGCGCTCACGGTTGCGTGGATCAATATCACTCGGAGACGGGCCGCTTTCGCGTGCCGCTGCCGGCCGGCAAATACAAAGTGATCGTGACGCGCGGCATCGAATACAGCCACCTCGAACGCCCGGTCGAACTGCGTC is drawn from Verrucomicrobiota bacterium and contains these coding sequences:
- a CDS encoding DGQHR domain-containing protein: MRVPAVERDVASRTTQTKGAAMIGTQIRQKDAVFYFVAYPSEELLTRVRFISRFYDEGEAIPAEAVEEEDDVAQFIARIERNEKAFQRALSRSKVRAIRNFYETAISQPPIPGTVLLFTPQKLRFDPLDAGANVGRLQQPDEKFLIIDGQHRLAALHFYERTHPDETKNIHVPCVIFDARSEDFATEMFVIINSTPTRINKSHLIDLYERVSWAEPDRRFAARIVEMLYSEGDSPLRYRINRLGGRSKQEKWILQAELFNEIHRWVKLAWAKIEPEGTDRRAAERYYRVVRDFLKACAQVWGETWGNTNYMVTKPVTLKALIRVCADLASKDAEPEEGRVERWRGRLSPWTEQARAFRSDGFYERFPARGQVERVARIHRELARMVGS
- a CDS encoding carboxypeptidase regulatory-like domain-containing protein, with the translated sequence MEHFSSTWKRIGCVLLLTANLVTAAAASTALEIGPNTTDQLPRGKEADGIIGDFLLRNDLVEAVISGNLPLRRANMSTFYGTNGMTPGCLYDLTLRGAHNDQITIFSPSGQMGAVSYVRIANDGRDGDAVVEAVLTGPSNSGLFKRHEYRLRDGWQGILVTTTWRNETHKAIKVTTPDRWTNFARTNSLADIRWADAVDPADKAGYAFAAVENPPPADTVELQPGQTLQYARFLAVGTSPAEAVGIVATRLGKTGLLGGRVHDKDGRAVPTAAILIRTNSASTATNCVAYPDRQGMFEFRLPVAEYLLEFTDSGRAAVKQTLAASADQPQRLDIVMERLAVVEFDIRDEAGRSLPCKAQFHGIEGTPSPHLGPPNRAHGCVDQYHSETGRFRVPLPAGKYKVIVTRGIEYSHLERPVELRPEESARVEGILKRLVDTTGWVSADYHNHSTPSGDNTCGTDDRIINLAAEHIEFAPTTEHNRLYDWRPHIQKLGLIDFLQTVPGIELTGSGPHLNSFPFKPEPFKQDNGAPVWNRDPRISAITLRDWQGAEPDRWIQINHPDMVENFIDRDADGQVDGGFQGIAQLIDGLETQNYATSEILDGRPFRIGKDSAGKEVVFYIREFTWLQMLNRGHRYAAMAVNDAHSVYGNGVGSWRMYMPSKSDHPPEIDWRENSRHAKAGRSILTTGPFLQVRTEEGSLPGSTVRGPGGVRLHVKVQCTDWIDIDRVQVLVNGRARRDLNFTRKTHADWFGSGVVKFERDLQVPLAEDAHVIVVAVGENFDLSIGYGTSTQSRIKPFAYHNPIFVDVDGSGFTPNGDLLGWALPVKKLTVDQVRKMTPP